Proteins co-encoded in one Lynx canadensis isolate LIC74 chromosome C1, mLynCan4.pri.v2, whole genome shotgun sequence genomic window:
- the DFFB gene encoding DNA fragmentation factor subunit beta isoform X1: MFTVFRKPKTFKLRALHRTKKFGVAGRSYQEVLRKGCFHFQLPVTGSRLCLYEDGTELTGDYFSSVPDNSELVLLTSGQTWQGYVSDIHHFLHAFHKPQAGLIQAARQLLSGEQAPLRQKLLADLLHTVSENTEAETRAEDPPWFEGLESRFKNKSGYLRYSCESRIRSYLREVSASASTVGAEAQEEYVRIVGLMCRKLRAEQYHSSYFDRGAEADSRLCTPEGWFSCQGPFDVDSCASKHSINPYGNRESRILFSTWNLDHIIEKRRTVIPTLEAAVAERAGREVSWEYFYSLLFTAHNLKLVHIACHKKTSHGLSCDPRRIYRLQTKPKRRQPARKCQ, from the exons ATGTTTACGGTGTTCCGGAAGCCCAAGACGTTCAAGCTGCGGGCTCTGCACAGGACGAAGAAGTTTGGGGTGGCGGGGAGGAGCTACCAGGAGGTGCTGCGGAAGGGGTGCTTCCACTTCCAG CTCCCCGTCACCGGCTCCCGCCTGTGCCTCTACGAAGACGGCACCGAGCTCACCGGAGACTACTTCTCGAGTGTCCCTGACAACTCGGAACTCGTGCTTCTCACCTCAGGCCAGACCTGGCAAGGCT ATGTGAGTGACATCCATCACTTCCTCCACGCGTTCCACAAGCCGCAGGCGGGGCTCATCCAGGCTGCCCGGCAGCTGCTCTCCGGGGAGCAGGCCCCGCTGCGGCAGAAGCTGCTGGCCGACCTCCTGCACACCGTCAGCGAGAACACCGAGGCCGAGACCAGGGCCGAGGACCCGCCGTGGTTCGAAG GTCTGGAGTCTCGATTCAAGAATAAGTCTGGCTACCTGAGGTACAGCTGCGAGAGCCGTATCCGGAGCTACCTGAGAGAG GTGAGCGCTTCTGCCTCCACGGTGGGCGCGGAGGCTCAGGAGGAGTACGTCCGGATTGTTGGCCTCATGTGCCGGAAGCTCAGGGCGGAGCAGTACCACAGCAGCTACTTCGACAGAGGAGCCGAGGCGGACAGCCGGCTCTGCACACCCGAGGGCTGGTTCTCCTGCCAG GGTCCCTTTGACGTGGACAGCTGTGCATCCAAACACTCCATCAACCCCTACGGTAACAGGGAGAGCCGGATCCTCTTTAGTACGTGGAACCTGGACCACAT AATAGAAAAGAGGCGCACTGTCATCCCCACGCTGGAGGCCGCCGTTGCGGAGCGGGCCGGCAGGGAGGTGTCCTGGGAGTACTTCTACAGCCTGCTTTTCACTGCACACAACCTGAAGCTGGTCCACATCGCCTGCCATAAGAAAACCAGCCACGGGCTCAGCTGTGACCCACGCAGGATCTACAGACTCCAGACGAAGCCGAAGAGACGGCAGCCGGCCCGCAAGTGCCAGTGA
- the DFFB gene encoding DNA fragmentation factor subunit beta isoform X2 has protein sequence MFTVFRKPKTFKLRALHRTKKFGVAGRSYQEVLRKGCFHFQLPVTGSRLCLYEDGTELTGDYFSSVPDNSELVLLTSGQTWQGYVSDIHHFLHAFHKPQAGLIQAARQLLSGEQAPLRQKLLADLLHTVSENTEAETRAEDPPWFEGLESRFKNKSGYLRYSCESRIRSYLREALTSVRMKHGRGQLLRVDGSPGQDPVTPAPGPPRRDRRVYGAGRCTARAPPRRKAQDRSVEAPVVRPGSPTFSVLPPPLHPGHPCLPPAAAESVLPALAAPACLSGCDPLGTTQTLPGPLCPVNVSAVLLLALDQEPRGEEGGLSLPPPGCSAFGCIVVSLPPA, from the exons ATGTTTACGGTGTTCCGGAAGCCCAAGACGTTCAAGCTGCGGGCTCTGCACAGGACGAAGAAGTTTGGGGTGGCGGGGAGGAGCTACCAGGAGGTGCTGCGGAAGGGGTGCTTCCACTTCCAG CTCCCCGTCACCGGCTCCCGCCTGTGCCTCTACGAAGACGGCACCGAGCTCACCGGAGACTACTTCTCGAGTGTCCCTGACAACTCGGAACTCGTGCTTCTCACCTCAGGCCAGACCTGGCAAGGCT ATGTGAGTGACATCCATCACTTCCTCCACGCGTTCCACAAGCCGCAGGCGGGGCTCATCCAGGCTGCCCGGCAGCTGCTCTCCGGGGAGCAGGCCCCGCTGCGGCAGAAGCTGCTGGCCGACCTCCTGCACACCGTCAGCGAGAACACCGAGGCCGAGACCAGGGCCGAGGACCCGCCGTGGTTCGAAG GTCTGGAGTCTCGATTCAAGAATAAGTCTGGCTACCTGAGGTACAGCTGCGAGAGCCGTATCCGGAGCTACCTGAGAGAG GCGCTGACCTCTGTAAGGATGAAACATGGAAGAGGTCAGCTCCTCAGAGTGGACGGGAGTCCAGGCCAAGATCCCGTGACCCCTGCGCCGGGCCCTCCACGCAGGG ATCGCAGAGTCTATGGTGCAGGACGATGCACGGCCCGTGCTCCACCGAGAAGGAAAGCTCAGGACCGCAGTGTGGAGGCCCCTGTGGTCCGGCCCGGctcccccaccttctctgtcCTCCCACCTCCGCTCCACCCTGGCCACCCTTGCCTGCCCCCTGCTGCTGCCGAGAGCGTGCTTCCTGCCCTGGCCGCCCCGGCCTGTCTCTCAGGCTGTGACCCCCTCGGCACCACACAGACCCTGCCGGGCCCTCTGTGCCCTGTTAATGTGTCTGCCGTCCTGTTGCTCGCACTCGACCAGGAGCCccgtggggaggaggggggtctttctctgcctccccccggGTGCTCAGCATTTGGCTGCATTGTTGTGAGCCTCCCTCCAGCTTGA
- the CC1H1orf174 gene encoding UPF0688 protein C1orf174 homolog isoform X2, with protein sequence MRSRKLTGEVRSSVRLRARRRSARLASAREASIATSARTVCQTSSSQKAADRRTSKKFKYDKGHLVKSELQKRVPKSDSAALPKIPPERPCDSDPLGFAEEPTAPPGRGAGAPTEPAATGGPLGHGTAVGDARPAETEDGPSPPAHGPLTGEDPHGSRTARGGAALQTDDSVFLDEDSNQPMPVGRFFGNVELMQDLPPASSSCPSMSRREFRKMHFRAKDDEDDDDGAEV encoded by the exons ATGAGGAGCCGGAAG CTCACAGGTGAAGTGCGGTCTTCGGTGCGCCTGAGAGCCCGCCGTCGCTCAGCCAGGTTGGCCTCTGCTCGGGAAGCCAGCATCGCCACGTCTGCCAGGACGGTATGTCAG ACTTCCTCATCACAGAAAGCCGCCGACAGGCGAACTTCCAAGAAGTTCAAGTATGACAAAGGTCATCTTGTGAAATCAGAATTACAGAAACGAGTCCCCAAGAGCGATAGTGCTGCTCTGCCCAAGATACCACCCGAGCGCCCCTGTGACAGTGACCCTCTGGGGTTTGCCGAAGAGCCCACGGCGCCTCCAGGAAGGGGAGCTGGTGCCCCGACAGAGCCGGCGGCCACGGGCGGCCCCCTCGGGCATGGCACCGCTGTGGGCGACGCTCGCCCCGCAGAGACTGAAGACGGCCCGTCCCCGCCGGCACACGGGCCCCTCACGGGAGAGGACCCCCACGGCAGCCGCACCGCACGGGGCGGGGCGGCACTGCAGACGGATGACAGCGTCTTTCTGGACGAGGACAGCAACCAGCCGATGCCGGTGGGCCGGTTCTTCGGGAACGTGGAGCTCATGCAG GACCTTCCCCCGGCGTCTTCGTCTTGTCCTTCAATGAGCAGACGAGAATTCAGGAAGATGCATTTCAGAGCCAAAGacgatgaagatgatgatgatggtgcaGAAGTGTAG
- the CC1H1orf174 gene encoding UPF0688 protein C1orf174 homolog isoform X1, protein MRSRKLTGEVRSSVRLRARRRSARLASAREASIATSARTVCQVPQEVEGPGGCVSRFFPNRQFTSCPSEGDSDVTPSCKLWQRRLLLKTSSSQKAADRRTSKKFKYDKGHLVKSELQKRVPKSDSAALPKIPPERPCDSDPLGFAEEPTAPPGRGAGAPTEPAATGGPLGHGTAVGDARPAETEDGPSPPAHGPLTGEDPHGSRTARGGAALQTDDSVFLDEDSNQPMPVGRFFGNVELMQDLPPASSSCPSMSRREFRKMHFRAKDDEDDDDGAEV, encoded by the exons ATGAGGAGCCGGAAG CTCACAGGTGAAGTGCGGTCTTCGGTGCGCCTGAGAGCCCGCCGTCGCTCAGCCAGGTTGGCCTCTGCTCGGGAAGCCAGCATCGCCACGTCTGCCAGGACGGTATGTCAG GTGCCTCAGGAAGTAGAAGGCCCCGGTGGGTGTGTGTCTAGATTCTTCCCCAACCGCCAGTTTACATCGTGTCCCTCCGAGGGAGACAGTGACGTGACCCCATCGTGCAAGTTGTGGCAACGACGTCTCTTGCTTAAG ACTTCCTCATCACAGAAAGCCGCCGACAGGCGAACTTCCAAGAAGTTCAAGTATGACAAAGGTCATCTTGTGAAATCAGAATTACAGAAACGAGTCCCCAAGAGCGATAGTGCTGCTCTGCCCAAGATACCACCCGAGCGCCCCTGTGACAGTGACCCTCTGGGGTTTGCCGAAGAGCCCACGGCGCCTCCAGGAAGGGGAGCTGGTGCCCCGACAGAGCCGGCGGCCACGGGCGGCCCCCTCGGGCATGGCACCGCTGTGGGCGACGCTCGCCCCGCAGAGACTGAAGACGGCCCGTCCCCGCCGGCACACGGGCCCCTCACGGGAGAGGACCCCCACGGCAGCCGCACCGCACGGGGCGGGGCGGCACTGCAGACGGATGACAGCGTCTTTCTGGACGAGGACAGCAACCAGCCGATGCCGGTGGGCCGGTTCTTCGGGAACGTGGAGCTCATGCAG GACCTTCCCCCGGCGTCTTCGTCTTGTCCTTCAATGAGCAGACGAGAATTCAGGAAGATGCATTTCAGAGCCAAAGacgatgaagatgatgatgatggtgcaGAAGTGTAG